The following are encoded in a window of Gadus morhua unplaced genomic scaffold, gadMor3.0, whole genome shotgun sequence genomic DNA:
- the LOC115539127 gene encoding uncharacterized protein LOC115539127, whose protein sequence is MACDEAKRRCRLATTTRPSKKLYLGQLVIPFGKYAGQSFMWLVANDVGYLKYLLDRHIAESQDPGRTGGTRENDWVKDCLLRYVEFFPSVSCHLEKNVDRAIYGQGRFKSFTFQEMWQWYSLHKCLNADPQAGSAQERKMAEEAFSSVRQWLGMKEEDISSKALKRFRRFILDKEKQNAPTAAVPSSSGPVPSETVVPPSASVVPPSASASASVAPPTATSLSPWHDTLFSEALATFEGQVSLPPTCLTPGRTG, encoded by the exons ATGGCTTGTGATGAAG CAAAAAGGAGATGCCGGCTCGCCACTACTACCAGGCCCTCAAAGAAGCTCTACCTTGGCCAGCTGGTTATTCCCTTTGGGAAATATGCTGGCCAAAGCTTCATGTGGCTGGTAGCGAATGATGTGGGCTACTTAAAATA tCTGCTTGACCGCCATATTGCGGAGAGCCAGGACCCGGGCAGgacaggaggaaccagagagaatGACTGGGTGAAGGACTGTCTCCTCCGTTATGTGGAGTTTTTCCCCTCAGTCTCCTGCCACCTGGAGAAAAATGTGGACAGGGCCATTTATGGACAGGGTCGCTTTAAGTCCTTCACCTTTCAGGAGATGTGGCAGTGGTACAGCCTGCACAAGTGCCTTAATGCCGACCCTCAAGCTGGCAGTGCCCAAGAGAGGAAGATGGCAGAGGAGGCTTTCTCTTCTGTTCGCCAGTGGCTTGgaatgaaggaggaggacatcAGCTCCAAGGCACTGAAGCGCTTCAGGAGATTTATTCTCGACAAAGAGAAACAG AATGCCCCTACTGCAGCTGTACCATCTTCGTCTGGTCCTGTCCCATCTGAAACAGTGGTTCCTCCGTCTGCGTCAGTGGTTCCTCCGTCAGCGTCAGCGTCTGCTTCAGTGGCCCCTCCGACAGCAACATCCCTGTCACCTTGGCACGATACATTGTTTTCAGAGGCTCTCGCCACTTTTGAAGGACAAG tgtctctcccGCCCACCTGCTTGACTCCAGGAAGAACCGGCTGA